The Dissulfurirhabdus thermomarina DNA window CCAGGGCGAGGTAGGTCTTTTCCACATCTCCGGCGGCGAACTGTGCGGCCAGGCGGGCGTGGGCGTCGTCGTCCTTGGCCACCACCATGAGGCCGGAGGTGTCCTTGTCGAGGCGATGGACGATGCCCGGCCGGAGTTCCCCGCCGATGCCCGACAGATCCCGGCAGTGGTGGAGGAGGCCGTGGACCAGGGTGCCCCGCGCGTGGCCGGCGCCGGGATGGACCACGAGGCCGGGGGGCTTGTCGAGCACCAGGATGCGGTCGTCCTCGAAGACCACCCGGAGGGGCAGGGGCTCGGGCTCCAGGGCCGCCGGCCGGGGCGGCGGGACCTCGAGGCGGACTTCGTCCCCGATACGAACGGCCCGGCGGGCGGAAAGACACGGGGTGCCGTTGACCGAGGCCCGCCCCTCGGTGATGAGCCTCTGGACCCGGGACCGCGACAGGCCTTCCAGTTGGTGGGCGAGGAAGCGGTCGAGCCGCCAGCCGTGGTGGCCGGCCGCCACGGGCAGGACATGGACGCGGCAGGGGTCGGAGGTATGCATGGGACCGCCGGCGGGCGCCGCGGCCCGGGAGGGCGGACGGGGCCCGCGGGCCTCAGCCGTTGAAGATGGCCTCGATGCCGGCCTCGATGTCGGTCTCTTCGGTGTTTCTCGCGATGGAGAGCTCCTTCACCAGGAGTCCCTTGGCCGTCTCGAGCATCTTTCGTTCACCGAAGGAGAGCGGCTTGTCCATCTGGAGGAGGTAGAGATCCCGGAGGACCACGGCGAGGTCGAAGATGGAGCCCGTCTTGATCTTCTCCATGTATTCCCGGTACCGCCGGTTCCATGTCTGCGGGGTGAACTTGACGTCCCGGTCTTCCAGGATGGCATAGACCCGCTCCACGTCGGCCTCGGAGATGATGTTGCGGAGCCCGAGGTTGACGGCGTTGGCCTTGGGAATCATGATCTTCATGTCGTTGTCGAGGATCCTCATCACGTAGAAGAGCTG harbors:
- a CDS encoding CarD family transcriptional regulator; the protein is MFSEGDLAVYPAHGVGVIESVEQKDISGVEQLFYVMRILDNDMKIMIPKANAVNLGLRNIISEADVERVYAILEDRDVKFTPQTWNRRYREYMEKIKTGSIFDLAVVLRDLYLLQMDKPLSFGERKMLETAKGLLVKELSIARNTEETDIEAGIEAIFNG
- a CDS encoding RluA family pseudouridine synthase; protein product: MHTSDPCRVHVLPVAAGHHGWRLDRFLAHQLEGLSRSRVQRLITEGRASVNGTPCLSARRAVRIGDEVRLEVPPPRPAALEPEPLPLRVVFEDDRILVLDKPPGLVVHPGAGHARGTLVHGLLHHCRDLSGIGGELRPGIVHRLDKDTSGLMVVAKDDDAHARLAAQFAAGDVEKTYLALVKGEPGADRGRMEAAIGRHPVHRKRMAVRRSGGKAAVTEWEVVERLGGAALLRLRLHTGRTHQIRVHMAAAGHPVLGDALYGGGTILRPRGLRLPRQMLHAAALALRHPATGERLEWRAPLPPDMAAALESLRG